A genomic stretch from Heliangelus exortis chromosome 16, bHelExo1.hap1, whole genome shotgun sequence includes:
- the PCK1 gene encoding phosphoenolpyruvate carboxykinase, cytosolic [GTP], giving the protein MPPQLKAEVNVVPKVVQGDLQSLPPKARDFIESNAKLCQPESIHICDGSEEENKKILDIMVEQGMIKKLSKYENCWLALTDPRDVARIESKTVIITQEQRDTTPIPKTGTSQLGRWMSEEDFEKAFNTRFPGCMQGRTMYVIPFSMGPIGSPLSKIGIQLTDSPYVVASMRIMTRMGTDALKALSNGDFVKCLHSVGCPLPLKEPLINNWPCNPELTLIAHRPDRREIISFGSGYGGNSLLGKKCFALRIASRIAKEEGWLAEHMLILGITNPEGKKKYFAAAFPSACGKTNLAMMSPSLPGWKIECVGDDIAWMKFDEQGNLRAINPENGFFGVAPGTSVKTNPNAIKTVFKNTIFTNVAETSDGGVYWEGIDESLAPGVTLTSWKNKDWIPDNGEPCAHPNSRFCTPASQCPIIDPAWESPEGVPIEAIIFGGRRPAGVPLVYEAFNWQHGVFVGAAMRSEATAAAEHKGKIIMHDPFAMRPFFGYNFGKYLAHWLSMAHRPAAKLPRIFHVNWFRKDSQGKFLWPGYGENSRVLEWMFNRIEGKASAKPTAIGYIPADTDLNLKGLEDVNLNKLFDISKEFWEKEVEEIKQYFEVQVNADLPYEIEREMLSLEMRIKQL; this is encoded by the exons aaaaattctggacATCATGGTAGAACAAGGCATGATCAAGAAGCTAAGCAAGTATGAGAACTG CTGGCTGGCTCTTACTGATCCAAGAGATGTGGCAAGAATAGAGAGTAAAACTGTCATCATCACTCAAGAGCAGAGAGATACCACTCCAATCCCTAAAACTGGAACAAGCCAACTGGGTCGCTGGATGTCTGAGGAAGATTTTGAGAAAGCCTTCAACACCAGGTTCCCAGGCTGCATGCAAG GACGCACAATGTATGTTATCCCCTTCAGCATGGGGCCTATTGGGTCTCCCTTGTCCAAGATTGGAATTCAGCTGACAGATTCACCATATGTAGTGGCCAGCATGAGGATCATGACACGGATGGGAACAGATGCTTTGAAAGCCCTGAGCAATGGGGATTTTGTAAAATGCCTTCACTCAGTTGGATGTCCTCTACCACTTAAAG AACCATTAATCAACAACTGGCCATGCAACCCGGAGCTGACGCTGATTGCCCATCGCCCGGATCGCAGGGAGATCATTTCATTTGGCAGTGGTTATGGAGGAAACTccttactggggaaaaaatgctttgctcTCAGAATTGCCAGCAGAATTGCCAAAGAGGAGGGCTGGCTAGCTGAGCACATGCTG ATCCTGGGCATTACTAATCCAGAAGgtaaaaagaagtattttgctGCAGCATTTCCAAGTGCATGTGGAAAAACTAACTTGGCCATGATGAGCCCAAGCCTGCCAGGATGGAAAATTGAGTGTGTGGGTGATGATATTGCCTGGATGAAATTTGATGAACAAG GCAACTTAAGGGCAATCAATccagaaaatggcttttttggTGTCGCCCCGGGAACCTCAGTGAAAACAAACCCCAATGCAATTAAAACTGTATTCAAGAACACCATCTTCACCAATGTGGCAGAAACCAGTGATGGGGGTGTCTATTGGGAAGGCATTGATGAGTCATTGGCACCAGGAGTCACTCTGACCTCATGGAAGAACAAAGACTGGATCCCAGATAATG GGGAACCTTGTGCTCATCCCAACTCACGATTCTGCACTCCAGCCAGCCAGTGCCCCATCATAGACCCTGCCTGGGAGTCCCCAGAAGGTGTGCCCATTGAAGCAATAATATTTGGGGGCCGCAGACCTGCTG GAGTGCCTCTTGTATATGAGGCCTTTAACTGGCAGCATGGAGTATTTGTAGGAGCAGCTATGAGATCTGaagcaacagcagctgctgagcacaaAG GCAAAATCATCATGCACGATCCATTTGCCATGAGACCTTTCTTTGGCTACAACTTTGGCAAATACCTGGCCCACTGGCTCAGCATGGCACATCGTCCAGCTGCCAAGCTACCAAGGATCTTTCATGTTAACTGGTTCCGGAAAGACAGCCAAGGGAAATTCCTGTGGCCTGGCTATGGAGAGAATTCCCGTGTGCTGGAGTGGATGTTCAACAGAATTGAAGGGAAAGCTTCTGCCAAGCCAACTGCCATTGGCTACATCCCTGCTGACACTGATTTGAACCTGAAGGGATTAGAAGATGTCAACTTGAACAAACTGTTTGATATCTCCAAAGAGTTCTGGGAAAAGGAGGTAGAAGAAATCAAGCAGTACTTCGAAGTGCAAGTTAATGCTGACCTCCCCTATGAAATAGAGAGAGAAATGCTGTCCTTAGAGATGAGGATAAAACAGTTGTAG